One window of Aureibacillus halotolerans genomic DNA carries:
- a CDS encoding adenine deaminase C-terminal domain-containing protein produces the protein MPQQRYRWRNRQIRQHIAAVSGKKAPSIVLQNATYLNFGLRQWLTANIWILHDRIVYVGPDMPEKTNDQTEIVDCKGQYVVPGYIEPHVHPFHVYNPHSFAYYACRKGTSVLVADNLFFALRLRDQQAFQMLSDLADGPASLFWWCRFDSQTEVHHEEEIFSNAMVKNWLENENVLLGGELTSWPQILEGDDMALHWIQECRRLHKQVEGHFPGASEKTLTKMALLGVKSDHEAITGKDVYNRLKAGYHVTLRYSSIRPDLPHLLDEMHELGVHYYENLSFTTDGSPPAFYEHGMIDRLIKIAIEKGVPVIDAYAMGTYNPARHFRIEDRHGAIAPGQVANINILTSPEEPAPISVITKGKWFRRDDKVIAEWTEFNWSQYGLSSADIDWELTSDDLQFSMPLGLEMKNSVIMHPYSVTTEVSVEQLPEGSDECFLILIDRHGKWRVNTVLKGFANSLGGFASTFSSTGDLFIIGQNKKDMKAAFDVVKEMKGGLALVENGNITFKMELELEGIMSNKRLKVLGQEEQKLTNLLKDRGYAFDHPLDSLLFFSATHLPYIRVTPQGIFDVMKKTVLFPSIMR, from the coding sequence ATGCCTCAACAACGATATCGTTGGAGAAATAGACAAATTAGACAGCATATTGCCGCGGTTTCTGGCAAAAAAGCACCGTCGATTGTGCTTCAAAATGCAACCTACTTAAACTTTGGGTTACGTCAATGGTTGACGGCAAACATATGGATCTTGCATGACCGTATCGTTTATGTTGGCCCTGATATGCCAGAAAAAACGAACGATCAAACAGAAATTGTTGACTGCAAGGGACAGTATGTTGTCCCTGGGTATATAGAACCCCATGTGCACCCGTTTCATGTGTATAATCCCCATTCGTTTGCGTATTATGCATGTCGGAAGGGGACGTCAGTGCTGGTCGCGGATAATTTGTTTTTTGCTTTGAGATTACGTGATCAACAGGCGTTTCAGATGCTTTCCGACCTTGCAGATGGACCAGCCAGTCTCTTTTGGTGGTGCCGTTTTGATTCGCAAACAGAGGTGCATCATGAGGAGGAAATTTTCTCAAACGCCATGGTCAAAAATTGGCTCGAAAACGAAAATGTATTGCTCGGAGGAGAACTAACCTCATGGCCACAAATCCTTGAAGGCGATGACATGGCGCTTCATTGGATTCAAGAATGCAGACGCTTGCACAAGCAAGTGGAAGGTCATTTTCCAGGTGCTTCTGAAAAAACGTTAACGAAAATGGCCCTCTTAGGTGTAAAAAGCGATCACGAAGCCATTACAGGTAAGGATGTCTACAATCGCCTAAAAGCCGGATACCATGTCACGTTAAGGTATTCTTCAATACGGCCTGACTTGCCTCACCTACTTGATGAGATGCATGAGCTCGGTGTTCATTACTATGAAAACCTTTCGTTCACTACCGACGGGTCACCTCCAGCTTTTTATGAGCACGGCATGATCGATCGCTTAATCAAAATTGCGATTGAAAAAGGTGTTCCGGTCATTGATGCATACGCCATGGGAACATACAACCCTGCACGGCATTTCCGCATTGAGGATCGACACGGAGCAATTGCTCCTGGTCAGGTGGCGAACATCAATATCTTGACGAGTCCAGAAGAGCCTGCGCCGATCTCTGTCATCACAAAAGGGAAATGGTTCCGTCGTGACGATAAAGTGATCGCAGAATGGACGGAATTCAATTGGTCACAGTACGGATTATCCTCAGCTGATATTGATTGGGAATTGACGTCGGATGACTTGCAGTTTTCTATGCCTCTAGGCCTTGAAATGAAGAATTCTGTCATAATGCACCCCTATTCGGTTACTACAGAAGTGTCTGTGGAGCAGCTTCCAGAAGGATCAGATGAATGCTTTTTAATTCTCATTGATCGGCATGGGAAATGGCGAGTCAATACTGTACTAAAAGGCTTTGCCAATTCACTTGGCGGTTTTGCGAGCACCTTTTCATCAACGGGGGACCTTTTTATCATCGGTCAGAACAAAAAGGACATGAAAGCTGCATTTGATGTCGTGAAGGAAATGAAAGGTGGCTTAGCGCTTGTAGAGAATGGAAACATTACCTTCAAGATGGAGCTCGAGCTCGAGGGCATTATGTCAAATAAACGCTTAAAGGTATTAGGGCAGGAAGAGCAGAAACTGACAAATCTGTTGAAGGATCGTGGTTATGCGTTTGATCACCCCCTTGATTCCTTGTTGTTTTTCTCAGCCACACATCTGCCTTATATACGCGTCACGCCACAAGGGATTTTTGATGTCATGAAGAAAACGGTACTCTTTCCTTCGATTATGCGTTAA
- a CDS encoding heptaprenylglyceryl phosphate synthase, with protein sequence MYRTWQHAFKIDPDKDVSDEALEALCESGTDAIIVGGSQGVTLDGVIDLLSRVRRYTVPCVLEISTVDSITPGFDGYLIPSVLNSEKREWIIGLHHKAIEAYGHLIDDEEILLEGYCVLNKDAAVAELTAAKTALTSDEVAAYAQLAGRLWEMPVFYVEYSGTFGDMDVLKQAKDALGDKTRLFYGGGIDSAERAKQASAYADTIIVGNILYDDLKAALATVKAVKTL encoded by the coding sequence ATGTATCGAACGTGGCAGCATGCCTTTAAAATAGACCCGGACAAGGACGTCTCCGATGAGGCGCTTGAAGCATTATGTGAATCGGGGACAGATGCGATTATTGTAGGAGGCTCTCAAGGAGTCACACTTGATGGTGTGATTGATCTGCTTTCAAGAGTGCGACGGTATACGGTTCCTTGTGTGCTTGAGATTTCCACTGTGGACTCCATTACTCCGGGGTTCGACGGCTATTTAATTCCAAGCGTGTTGAATAGTGAGAAACGGGAATGGATTATTGGACTTCATCATAAGGCGATCGAGGCCTATGGTCATTTGATTGACGATGAGGAGATTCTCCTTGAAGGCTACTGTGTGCTGAACAAGGACGCGGCGGTGGCAGAGCTGACAGCGGCTAAAACGGCTCTGACGTCAGACGAAGTGGCCGCTTACGCACAGCTTGCAGGCAGGCTGTGGGAGATGCCTGTGTTTTATGTCGAATACAGTGGCACTTTTGGCGATATGGACGTTCTCAAACAAGCAAAAGACGCCTTAGGCGATAAAACGCGGTTGTTTTACGGAGGCGGGATCGATAGTGCTGAGCGAGCAAAGCAAGCATCTGCCTATGCAGACACTATTATTGTAGGAAATATCCTTTATGACGATCTGAAAGCAGCCTTAGCGACTGTAAAAGCAGTAAAAACGCTCTAG
- a CDS encoding YgaP family membrane protein — MTKNIGTINAMIRIACGFAILACATARLARNPYRQMYHWYALLGGLKVAEGILRYCPLTALSEKLPEMKKEKEKTTSHSMSQPTADDAEIEAAIKQAVRVD; from the coding sequence TTGACAAAAAATATCGGCACGATCAACGCAATGATCCGTATAGCATGTGGATTTGCCATTTTGGCATGTGCCACAGCGCGGCTAGCAAGAAACCCGTATCGTCAAATGTACCATTGGTATGCCTTGCTTGGAGGTTTAAAGGTGGCTGAAGGGATATTGCGATACTGTCCGCTAACAGCCCTTTCAGAAAAGCTGCCTGAGATGAAGAAGGAAAAAGAGAAGACCACCTCTCATTCAATGTCACAACCAACAGCTGATGACGCTGAAATTGAAGCTGCCATCAAGCAAGCGGTGCGAGTAGACTGA
- a CDS encoding EYxxD motif small membrane protein, whose translation MNIMEHFTDMIFVYAVIIGSLVAIAFVYVKKRRRQ comes from the coding sequence ATGAATATTATGGAACATTTCACGGATATGATCTTTGTGTATGCGGTCATTATCGGGTCACTCGTTGCTATTGCGTTCGTGTATGTGAAGAAACGCCGGCGGCAGTAA
- the purD gene encoding phosphoribosylamine--glycine ligase: MNVLVIGRGGREHAICYAFSKSPRVQTVFAAPGNAGIAAHAELVSIDESDQEKLISFAKDNEIEWVFVGPEVPLMAGIVDRFQEAGIKAFGPVEKAAIIEGSKDFAKQLMASYGIPTAASKTFTDYEEAQTFVKAQGAPIVLKADGLAAGKGVIVAMTDSEAEEGLKALMLDGHVGTAGTQVVVEEFLEGEEFSLMSFVNGDYILPMPISQDHKRAFDGDKGPNTGGMGAYTPVPQIADAEVEKAIETIVKPAAKAMQKEGRSFTGILYAGLILTKEGPKVIEFNARFGDPETQVILPLLETDLVDVLEHVTAQKPLTLSWKNEAVVGVVVASEGYPGTYDKGASLPGLDKVSENALVFHAGTKAEDGEIVTDGGRVLLAAQTGNTLQEAKDKAYSALRHLKSNDVFYRTDIGDKAITAAGVSSHTRTQ; encoded by the coding sequence ATGAATGTGCTCGTCATCGGTCGAGGCGGAAGAGAGCATGCGATCTGTTACGCCTTTTCAAAAAGCCCGAGGGTGCAAACGGTGTTTGCAGCCCCTGGGAACGCTGGAATTGCCGCTCATGCTGAACTTGTGAGCATTGATGAATCGGATCAGGAAAAGCTGATTTCATTTGCGAAGGACAACGAGATTGAGTGGGTGTTTGTTGGTCCAGAGGTGCCCCTAATGGCGGGCATTGTGGATCGTTTTCAAGAAGCGGGCATCAAAGCGTTTGGTCCAGTAGAGAAGGCTGCCATTATCGAAGGCAGCAAAGACTTTGCCAAGCAGCTGATGGCCTCCTATGGCATTCCAACGGCAGCCTCAAAAACGTTTACAGACTATGAAGAAGCGCAGACTTTTGTGAAGGCTCAGGGAGCACCAATCGTTTTGAAGGCAGATGGACTTGCCGCAGGGAAAGGCGTCATCGTTGCCATGACCGATTCGGAAGCAGAAGAGGGCTTGAAGGCGTTGATGCTTGACGGTCACGTTGGCACTGCCGGCACACAAGTCGTTGTCGAGGAATTTTTAGAGGGAGAAGAGTTCTCGCTCATGTCCTTTGTGAATGGCGACTACATCTTGCCAATGCCTATATCACAAGACCACAAGCGCGCTTTTGATGGCGATAAAGGACCAAACACAGGGGGCATGGGTGCTTATACACCTGTTCCTCAAATCGCTGACGCCGAGGTGGAGAAAGCGATTGAAACGATAGTGAAGCCGGCAGCAAAGGCTATGCAAAAGGAAGGCCGCTCCTTTACCGGCATTTTATACGCTGGGTTGATCTTAACGAAGGAAGGTCCAAAGGTAATTGAATTCAATGCCCGTTTCGGTGACCCAGAAACACAAGTCATCTTGCCGCTGCTTGAAACGGACCTTGTGGATGTGCTTGAGCATGTGACTGCTCAGAAGCCACTGACCCTCTCATGGAAGAATGAAGCGGTTGTAGGTGTCGTGGTGGCTTCAGAAGGCTATCCAGGCACTTATGACAAAGGCGCATCGCTTCCTGGATTGGATAAAGTATCAGAGAACGCCCTCGTTTTCCACGCAGGGACGAAAGCCGAGGACGGAGAAATCGTCACCGATGGAGGGCGTGTCCTTCTTGCCGCCCAAACAGGCAATACCTTGCAGGAAGCAAAGGATAAAGCGTATAGCGCTCTGCGTCACTTAAAAAGCAACGATGTATTTTATCGTACGGACATCGGGGACAAGGCAATTACTGCCGCCGGCGTTTCTTCACATACACGAACGCAATAG
- the pcrA gene encoding DNA helicase PcrA encodes MYITDKLLQGLNDKQREAVLYTDGPLLIMAGAGSGKTRVLTHRMAYLMSEKKVAPWNILAITFTNKAAREMKDRVQQITGLGEDLWISTFHSMCVRILRRDIERVGYNRSFSILDSSDQLSVIKQICKELNMDTKRFEPRALLGAISSAKNELKNAAAFEALVGGYYEKMVADVYTQYERRLKKNQSLDFDDLIMVTIRLFREVPEVLEFYQKKFRYIHVDEYQDTNHAQYTLVNLLAAASRQLCVVGDSDQSIYKWRGADIANILSFEKDYPEASVIMLEQNYRSTESILNAANGVITQNSNRKPKELWTDNKGGAPITYYRADTERDEAQYVIGKMKEFVQSGKWSYRDMAVLYRTNAQSRTMEETLVKSNVNYAMVGGTKFYDRKEIKDLLAYLRLIANPDDDISLARIVNVPKRGIGATTMDKVAAYGLHHDLSLFQALKEVEEVGLSARFTKTLQNFSKLMSQWTQQQEFLSVTEIIEEVLDKTGYREMLKNENTIESQSRLENIEEFLTVSKQFEQRSEDKTLLAFLTDLALVADINQLEEDDDGKPQDAVTLMTLHSAKGLEFPIVFLIGLEEGVFPHSRSLMEEDEMEEERRLCYVGITRAEKNLFMTNAKMRTLFGRTNTNPPSRFMKEIPDELIEEEGGDSFGSISTPPPFSPSSGPKRHVSIPQAKKVGSWQVGDKAAHKKWGTGTVVSVRGESDDTELDIAFPKPIGVKRLLASFAPIEKE; translated from the coding sequence ATGTACATAACGGACAAGCTACTCCAAGGACTAAATGACAAACAACGCGAGGCTGTGCTGTATACGGATGGTCCGCTCTTAATAATGGCAGGAGCGGGGAGCGGAAAAACCCGTGTGCTGACACACCGAATGGCCTATTTGATGAGTGAAAAAAAGGTGGCGCCGTGGAACATCCTCGCTATTACATTTACAAACAAGGCTGCTCGCGAGATGAAAGATCGTGTGCAACAAATTACCGGTCTTGGTGAGGATTTATGGATTTCGACGTTTCACTCCATGTGTGTTCGCATCTTGCGCAGGGACATTGAACGAGTCGGCTACAATCGGAGTTTTTCAATTCTCGATTCCAGTGATCAGCTTTCTGTCATAAAACAGATTTGCAAAGAGCTTAATATGGATACGAAACGGTTTGAACCTAGAGCGTTGCTCGGTGCGATTTCATCGGCCAAAAACGAGCTGAAAAATGCGGCCGCTTTTGAAGCGCTCGTCGGTGGGTACTATGAAAAAATGGTGGCCGATGTGTACACACAATATGAACGGCGACTAAAGAAAAACCAGTCGCTTGATTTTGATGACTTGATTATGGTGACGATTCGTCTATTCCGGGAAGTGCCTGAAGTGCTCGAGTTTTATCAAAAGAAATTTCGTTATATTCATGTCGATGAGTATCAGGATACAAACCATGCGCAATATACACTTGTGAACCTGCTTGCCGCAGCAAGCCGCCAGCTTTGCGTCGTTGGGGACTCTGACCAATCGATATACAAATGGCGTGGAGCAGACATTGCAAACATTCTCTCCTTTGAGAAGGACTATCCTGAAGCATCTGTCATTATGCTTGAACAAAACTATCGTTCGACGGAAAGCATCTTGAATGCAGCCAACGGAGTGATTACCCAAAATTCAAACCGTAAGCCGAAGGAACTCTGGACGGACAACAAAGGCGGGGCGCCGATCACGTATTATCGAGCGGATACGGAACGTGATGAGGCGCAGTATGTCATCGGGAAGATGAAGGAATTTGTTCAATCTGGAAAGTGGTCGTATCGTGACATGGCGGTGCTGTACCGTACAAATGCACAGTCACGAACGATGGAGGAAACGCTCGTCAAGTCAAACGTCAATTACGCGATGGTCGGCGGCACAAAGTTCTACGATCGCAAAGAAATTAAGGATTTGCTCGCTTATTTAAGGCTGATTGCCAATCCTGACGATGACATTAGTCTGGCGCGAATCGTTAATGTTCCTAAACGAGGCATAGGCGCGACGACGATGGACAAAGTAGCTGCATATGGTCTTCATCATGACCTATCTCTGTTTCAAGCATTAAAAGAAGTGGAAGAGGTCGGCTTGTCGGCACGTTTTACGAAAACACTGCAAAACTTCTCCAAACTGATGAGCCAATGGACACAGCAGCAAGAATTCTTGAGTGTCACGGAAATCATTGAGGAAGTGTTGGACAAAACGGGCTACCGGGAAATGCTAAAAAATGAAAACACGATTGAGTCGCAAAGCCGCTTGGAAAACATCGAGGAGTTTTTAACGGTCAGCAAGCAGTTTGAGCAGCGTAGTGAAGACAAAACATTGCTTGCCTTTCTGACAGACTTGGCCCTCGTCGCAGACATTAATCAGCTCGAGGAGGACGACGATGGCAAGCCGCAAGATGCGGTCACCCTTATGACATTGCATTCAGCAAAAGGGCTCGAATTTCCGATCGTCTTTTTAATCGGTTTGGAGGAAGGCGTGTTCCCGCACAGCCGCTCCCTTATGGAAGAGGATGAAATGGAAGAGGAGCGCCGGCTTTGCTATGTCGGTATTACACGTGCGGAGAAGAATCTATTTATGACAAACGCAAAAATGCGGACATTGTTTGGACGAACAAACACGAACCCTCCCTCTCGGTTTATGAAGGAAATTCCAGATGAGCTAATTGAGGAAGAAGGCGGGGACAGCTTCGGCTCGATCTCCACACCACCTCCGTTTTCTCCATCCTCTGGTCCAAAACGTCATGTGTCCATTCCACAAGCAAAGAAGGTCGGCTCGTGGCAAGTAGGCGACAAGGCGGCGCATAAAAAATGGGGTACGGGAACAGTAGTCAGCGTTCGTGGCGAGAGCGACGACACGGAGCTTGATATTGCGTTTCCGAAGCCGATTGGCGTCAAACGTTTGTTGGCAAGCTTTGCCCCAATTGAAAAAGAATAG
- a CDS encoding DUF3048 domain-containing protein, protein MKNLKSHLMWFLTLFLLLCVGCTEQTEREEHQRKVAELSRAGGVQPKEQKGNTDVYPLTGEPATVVQLQPAIALMVNNHPDARPQTGLQEADIVYEVLAEGSITRFLAIFQSHYPEVVGPIRSARDYFITLSQGYNALYVSYGHSPDAMSILASGAVPHLNGMGYVYSHAYDGSLFWRESYAYAPHNVYTGVEKLKQGLAHYQYNLQAPEPLLFGKSQHQQQASKVEINYSTRYNNKVTYQFDKISQKYTRYVNDDVAVDRDTEQPLQMSNVFVVAVPHQVIDSQGRRSLNLLQGGEGWLFSDGGVVKVLWENRNNRLLPFKDGQPVPFAPGNTWINIIPAHESDQMLSF, encoded by the coding sequence ATGAAGAATTTAAAAAGCCATCTGATGTGGTTTTTAACTCTCTTTCTCCTTCTATGTGTGGGATGTACGGAACAAACGGAGCGGGAGGAACATCAGCGTAAAGTGGCCGAATTATCTCGTGCCGGGGGTGTCCAACCGAAGGAACAAAAGGGGAACACGGATGTGTATCCACTGACGGGTGAGCCAGCTACAGTGGTGCAGTTGCAGCCAGCGATCGCATTAATGGTCAACAATCACCCTGATGCAAGACCTCAAACCGGCTTACAGGAAGCCGATATAGTCTATGAGGTGTTGGCTGAAGGATCGATTACGCGGTTTTTAGCGATCTTCCAAAGTCATTATCCTGAAGTCGTTGGTCCCATTCGAAGTGCAAGGGATTATTTCATTACGCTCAGCCAAGGGTACAATGCTCTTTATGTAAGCTACGGCCATAGTCCAGACGCGATGAGCATACTTGCTTCAGGCGCTGTTCCGCATTTGAATGGAATGGGCTATGTTTATTCACATGCATACGACGGCTCTCTTTTTTGGCGAGAATCATACGCGTATGCGCCACACAATGTGTATACCGGAGTCGAGAAGCTGAAACAAGGGTTGGCACACTATCAATACAATCTTCAGGCTCCAGAACCACTCCTATTTGGCAAGAGCCAGCATCAACAGCAGGCGTCCAAAGTTGAAATTAATTATTCAACACGGTATAACAATAAAGTAACGTATCAGTTTGACAAAATCAGCCAGAAATATACACGCTACGTAAATGATGACGTCGCTGTAGACCGAGATACAGAGCAACCATTACAAATGAGCAATGTATTTGTCGTTGCCGTGCCACATCAAGTGATTGACAGTCAAGGAAGACGGTCTCTAAACCTGCTTCAAGGAGGTGAGGGTTGGTTGTTTTCTGACGGTGGTGTTGTAAAAGTCCTTTGGGAAAATCGCAACAACCGCCTGCTGCCTTTTAAGGATGGACAACCTGTTCCTTTTGCTCCCGGGAATACGTGGATTAACATTATTCCTGCGCACGAATCAGATCAAATGCTGTCATTTTAA
- a CDS encoding YerC/YecD family TrpR-related protein — protein MQIDKLRGKELDQLFNAVLSLKNLEECYQFFDDLCTINEIQSLSQRLEVARLLRLGATYHKIETETGASTATISRVKRCLNYGNDAYVLTLERVHDSSPSEK, from the coding sequence GTGCAAATTGACAAATTACGTGGAAAAGAACTGGACCAGCTATTTAATGCGGTGTTGTCGCTAAAAAACCTCGAGGAATGCTATCAGTTTTTTGATGACCTGTGTACAATTAATGAGATTCAATCTTTGTCACAACGTTTGGAAGTGGCCAGATTATTGCGCCTCGGTGCAACGTATCATAAGATCGAAACGGAGACAGGGGCAAGCACAGCTACCATTTCACGAGTGAAGCGATGCTTAAATTATGGAAATGACGCCTACGTTCTTACGCTTGAGCGCGTGCACGATTCTTCACCATCAGAGAAATAA